The Streptomyces cyaneogriseus subsp. noncyanogenus region CGGAGCGGACCCCGACATGATCCTGCCGGGCCAGCGGCTGAGGCTGGACGGGGAAGCCGCGGACGCCCGCTCCGCCCGCCAGGGGACCGGCCGGACCGCCGCCCCCGAGCGGAAGGCGACACCGGACAGCCGGCGCGCCGACGCGAACCCCGAGGACAAGAAGACCGAGAGACAGAAGACCGAAAACAAGAGGACCGAGAGCAAGAGCACCGAGAGCAGCAGGGCCGGGAGCAAGAGCACCGAGAGCCAGAACCGGAGCCGCAAGAGCGACGGCGAGAAGGCCAGGGAACGGGCCGCCGGGGAGAAGAAGAGCAGCGGGCACAAGGCCACCAGCGGCCACGCGGTCGTGGCTCCCGTCGACGCCGCCCTGGGCACGCCCTACCGGCAGGCGGGCTCCTCCTGGTCGAAGGGGTACCACACCGGCGTCGACTTCCCCGTCCCCACCGGCACCTCCGTCAAGTCGATCGCGGCGGGCCGTGTCGTCAGCGCCGGCTGGGGCGGTTCCTACGGCTATCAGGTCGTGATCCGGCACACCGACGGCCGCTACAGCCAGTACGCACACCTCTCGGCGATCTCCGTCCGGGACGGGCAGTCCGTCGGCGCCGGGCAGCGCATCGGCCGCTCGGGGTCGACCGGGAACAGCTCGGGCCCGCATCTGCACTTCGAGGTGCGGACGGGGCCCGGCTTCGGCTCGGACATCGACCCGCTCGCCTATCTGCGGGCCGGCGGGGTCAGAATCTGAGGTCGGTCCGGTGCCGGTCGAGCACCGGCACGCACAGCCCGCCGTAGAACGGGCCGCAGGACGGCAGGGGAGCGTCGAGCACCGACGGCTCCCCTGCCTCGTAGGGGGCCTCGTGGGTGTCCTCCAGCGGGACCGGCGCCGCCGGGGCGGGTACCGTCACGTTCCCCTGCGGCGTGGCGGCCGGCCGCGCGGGGTGCCGCGGGAGAAGCCCTTCCCCGGCCGGTCCCGCCGGAACCGGAATTGCCGCCGTGCCATCCGGGGCCGCGGCGGTGCCGGGCGCGGTCGCCGTCCCCGTCCCGCCCTGCGTCGCGGCCGTCGCGGGCCCGGCCGCGGCGCCGACTCCGGCCGGTGCCGCCTCCGGGTCGGCGACCGCCCCGCTCCCGCCCCTCGACGCGGCGCCCCGCTGGGTGCGCGCGATCCGCTCCGTCGTCAGCAGGATCAGCCCCCCGGCCGCCACGACACCGCAGCCCAGCGCCAGGACCGTGCCCGTCGTGCCGTAGCGGAAGGTCTCGCCGAACAGGGTGATGCCGACCGCCGCCGCCAGCACCGGGTTCACCACGGTGAGCGTCGCCAGCGGAGCCGCGAGACCGGCCCCCTTGTAGGACGCCTGCGACAGCAGCATCCCGGAGGTGGCGAAGACGGCTATGACCGTCAGGGAGGGCACGTCCGCCGCCGTCACGCCGCCCGTCCAGTCGACGGCGACCAGCTTGGTGAAGACCGAGGACATGCCGAAGGCGATGCCGGACGCGGTCGCGAGCAGCATGCTGCGCACCGCCGGATGCCGGTGGGCGGCCCGGCCCGCGATCATCAGCGCCACCACCGCACCACCGGTGACGAGGGCGACGGCCATCCGCTCGGCCGTGGCCAGCGACTGCGCGTCCGAGGTGCCGACCAGGGAGAGCAGACCCGCAAGGCCCACGGTCGCCATGAGCGCGCCCCGCCAGGCGGCCGCGCCGGCCCGGCGGCCCACGAACAACGCCGCCATGGGCAGCGCGAACACGATGGTCAGCGCCCCGAGCGGCTGTACGAGGCTGAGCGGGCCGTAGGCGAGAGCGACGACGTGCAGCAGCCCGCCGAGGCCGTTGAGCGCGACCGCCGCCCACCAGCTCGGGCGGCGCAGGGGCGCGTACTGCCGCTCGGGCGAGGACTCCGCCACCCGTTCCTGCACGATCGCCCCGCCCGCGTACGCCACGGCGGAGACGAGCGACAGGAGGACGGACAACGCGAGGGCGCTCATCGGCTGCTCCTCTGCGTGCGGCGGGGGCCCGGGGCCCGGTGCGGCGTACGGTCGGCGTTCATACCCCCACGATGCCGTCCGGCGCTCGCGCCGTCGTCGTCCCTGAGCACACACTGGGTCCTACTCCCGATGGAGTAGGAGCCGGACGCCGTCATCCCCTGGGTGGGCACCACCGGCAGCCGGTCCCCGTGAGCGGCCCCCGGCCCCACCACCCACCGTGTCCTCAGCGGCCCCGCCGAGCCGTGCGCGAGCCCGGCACCGCGGCCGGCACGGCGGGCGGCAGGGCCCGGTGCGGCGGGTGCCGGGGCCCGAGGTGACGGGGCGGCAGCGACCCGGCTCCTGGGACCCGGTATGACTGCTCCTCGTGGACCTCGACCCCCGACTCGCCGCCCTCCGCCCCCTCGGCGGCTTCTTCGTCCTGCGCGCGTCCGGACCGCCGCCCCGCCCGCTTCCGCCGCTGGCGGAGGCGTACGGGGCGAAGCCGCCGTGGACCCGCCCGGACCCCCTCGCGTTCCGCGTCCGCAAGGTGGGGGCGGCCCTGGGCGCCCCCGAGCCGCGCGTCGCCGCCTCGGTGGCCCACCAGGGGCTCGCGGCCCGGCTGTGGTCCGCCGCCCTCGGCTGCGCCGCGCTGTACGGCCGGATCCCCGACCTCGACCCGCGCCTGCTGCACTGGGACCCCGACGCCGCGGCCCCCGACGACCTGTGGCTCACCGAGGTACGACCGCTGCCCGGCGACGCGGACGCCGTCGCGGACGCCGTGCTGCGCGCCCACCTGGAGCCACTGGGGACGGCCCTGCGCGCCCGGTACCGCGTCGCGGCGGGCCTGCTGCGCGGCAACGCCGCCTCCGCGCTGGCCGGCGCCGCCCGCGAACTGGACCGCTGGGCCCGCGCCCACGGACGGCCCGACGCCGCGGCCCGCGCCCGGGGCCTGGCCGCCGAACTGCTCGGCCACCCCCTGCTCGCCGGCACCGGCACGCTCACCGGCACCGCCTTCCGCCGCCGGAGCTGCTGCCTGTACTACCGAGTGCCCGGGGGAGGCGTCTGCGGCGACTGCTGCTTCCCCGCCCCTCCGGCGGCGCCCGCGCGGTCCGCCCGGAGCCCCGCCGGGCACCCGCCCGCCCCGCCCTCTTCCCCCCGAGCCCCGTCCGGGTGACCATGGACGGACCAGCCGCTGCGACGGGAGGTACGGGTGAGAGTGGGACTGCTGACCCGGGAGTATCCGCCGGACGTGTACGGCGGCGCCGGCGTCCACGTCGAGTTCCTCGCCCGCGAACTGGCCCGTCTCGTCGACCTGGACGTGCACTGCTGGGGCGAGGGCCGCGAGGAAGGGGTGGTGCGCCACCGCCCCTGGCCCGTGCTCGACGGCGCCAACGACGCGCTGCGCACCTTCTCGGTGGACCTCGCCATGGCCGCCGCCCTGGCGGACCGCCATCTGGTCCACTCGCACACCTGGTACGCGGCCCTCGGCGGCCACCTCGCCAAACTCCTCCACGGCATCCCGCACGTCGTCACCGCCCACTCCCTGGAGCCCCTGCGCCCCTGGAAGGCCGAGCAACTCGGCGGCGGATACGCCCTGTCGAGCTGGGCCGAGCGCACCGCCGTCGAGGCCGCCGACGCGGTGATCGCCGTCTCCGGCGCCATGCGGGAGGACATCCTCGCCTGCTACCCGGCGCTGACGCCCGACCGGGTCCACGTCGTGCACAACGGCATCGACACCACCCTCTACCGGCCCGATCCCGCCACCGACGTCCTGGACCGCCTCGGCCTGGACCGCTCCCGGCCCTACGTCCTGTTCGTCGGCCGCATCACCCGCCAGAAGGGCGTGCCCCATCTGCTGCGCGCCGTACGGGACATCGACCCCGCCGCACAGGTCGTGCTCTGCGCCGGGGCACCCGACACCCCTGGCATCGACCGGGAGTTCCGGGAGCTGTTCGGCGAGCTCAGCCGGCGGCGCGCGGGCGTGCACTGGATCCCGGGGATGCTGCCGCGCCCCGAGGTGGTGCAACTCCTCACCCACGCCGCCGCGTTCGTCTGCCCCTCGGTGTACGAGCCGCTCGGCATCGTCAACCTGGAGGCGATGGCCTGCGCCACTCCCGTCGTGGCCTCCCGGGTCGGCGGCATCCCCGAGGTCGTGGAGGACGGCGAAACCGGGGTACTCGTGCCTTTGGACGACGACTTCGAGGCGGGGCTCGCGCGGGCACTGGACGGGCTTCTCGGCGACCCGGCGACCGCCCGGCGGATGGGTGAGGCCGGACGGGAGCGGGCGGTGCGGGAGTTCGGCTGGGACGCGGTCGCGCGCCGCACCGTCCGGCTCTACGAGGAGATCCTGGGACGGGCGTAGCGCCCCGTACCGGGGCAGGCGGGAAACGGCGAGGGTGAGGGGAGCGGCCATGCGGCGTGGGGGTCCATCGGTGCTCGGGATCGTCCTGGCGGGCGGGGAGGGCAAGCGCCTGATGCCCCTGACCGCGGACCGCGCGAAACCCGCGGTCACCTTCGGCGGCACGTACCGCCTCGTCGACTTCGTCCTGTCCAACCTCGTCAACGGGGACATCCTGCGCATCTGCGTGCTGACCCAGTACAAGTCGCACTCGCTGGACCGGCACATCACCACCACCTGGCGGATGTCCAGCCTGCTCGGCAACTACGTCACGCCCGTCCCGGCCCAGCAGCGGCTCGGCCCCCGCTGGTACCTGGGCAGCGCCGACGCGATCCTGCAGTCGCTGAACCTGGTCCACGACGAACAGCCCGACCACGTCGCCGTGTTCGGCGCCGACCACGTCTACCGCATGGACCCGCGGCAGATGCTCGCCCAGCACATCGAGTCGGGGGCGGGCGTGACGGTGGCCGGGATCCGCGTGCCGCGCACCGAGTCGTCGTCGTTCGGCGTGATCACACCCCGGGCGGACGGCCGCACGGTCAAGAGCTTCCTGGAGAAGCCCGCCGACCCGCCGGGCCTGCCGGGGGACCCCGACTGCGTGTTCGCCTCGATGGGCAACTACGTCTTCACCACCAAGGCGCTGATCGAAGCGCTGCAACGGGACGCCGAGGACGGGGACTCGGCACACGACATGGGGGGCTCCATCCTGCCCCAGCTCACCGAGCGGGGCGAGGCGGCGCTGTACGACTTCGGCTCCAACCACGTGCCCGGCGAGACCACCCGGGACCAGGGCTACTGGCGGGACGTGGGCACCCTCGACGCCTACTACGACGCCCACATGGACCTGATCGCCGAGCGTCCCGCCTTCAATCTGTACAACCGCGACTGGCCGATCTACACGCACTCGGGCCAGTTGTCGCCCGCCCGCTTCAACGCGGGCGGGATCGCCGGTGAGTCGATCATCAGCGCCGGGTGCCTGATCCGCGGTCAGGTCACGCGGTCCGTGCTGTCGCCGGGGGTGGTGGTCGACCCCGGGGCGGTGGTGCAGGGCTCGGTGCTGCACGACAACGTGCACATCGGGCGGGGCGCGGTGGTGCGCGCAGCGGTGCTGGACAAGAACGTCGTGGTGCCGCCGGGCGCGACGATCGGCGTCAACCCCGAGCGGGACGCGGAGCTCTACACCGTCTCCAAGGCCGGGGTGATCGCGCTGGGCAAGGGGCAGCGGGTCCGCTGACGCCCGGCCGTCAGCGGACCCGGGGGCGGCCGTCCGCGGCCCGGGAGGCGGTAGTTCACGCCCCC contains the following coding sequences:
- a CDS encoding transglycosylase family protein, coding for MAVRGRHRRYQPNRINRASLTVTVSGAGMALPLIGTGTAHAADVKTWDQVAACESTNDWDINTGNGYYGGLQFTQSTWEAYGGTRYAPRADLATKDQQIAIAEKVLDGQGPGAWPVCSDRAGLSRGGGEPDIRPAGSTGQAEQERDGVRSGRTTGRGPVQDVRPQTPPQSRAGQAEMYTVITGDTLSGIAEAERVEGGWQGLYAANRRTVGADPDMILPGQRLRLDGEAADARSARQGTGRTAAPERKATPDSRRADANPEDKKTERQKTENKRTESKSTESSRAGSKSTESQNRSRKSDGEKARERAAGEKKSSGHKATSGHAVVAPVDAALGTPYRQAGSSWSKGYHTGVDFPVPTGTSVKSIAAGRVVSAGWGGSYGYQVVIRHTDGRYSQYAHLSAISVRDGQSVGAGQRIGRSGSTGNSSGPHLHFEVRTGPGFGSDIDPLAYLRAGGVRI
- a CDS encoding DMT family transporter produces the protein MSALALSVLLSLVSAVAYAGGAIVQERVAESSPERQYAPLRRPSWWAAVALNGLGGLLHVVALAYGPLSLVQPLGALTIVFALPMAALFVGRRAGAAAWRGALMATVGLAGLLSLVGTSDAQSLATAERMAVALVTGGAVVALMIAGRAAHRHPAVRSMLLATASGIAFGMSSVFTKLVAVDWTGGVTAADVPSLTVIAVFATSGMLLSQASYKGAGLAAPLATLTVVNPVLAAAVGITLFGETFRYGTTGTVLALGCGVVAAGGLILLTTERIARTQRGAASRGGSGAVADPEAAPAGVGAAAGPATAATQGGTGTATAPGTAAAPDGTAAIPVPAGPAGEGLLPRHPARPAATPQGNVTVPAPAAPVPLEDTHEAPYEAGEPSVLDAPLPSCGPFYGGLCVPVLDRHRTDLRF
- a CDS encoding (2Fe-2S)-binding protein translates to MDLDPRLAALRPLGGFFVLRASGPPPRPLPPLAEAYGAKPPWTRPDPLAFRVRKVGAALGAPEPRVAASVAHQGLAARLWSAALGCAALYGRIPDLDPRLLHWDPDAAAPDDLWLTEVRPLPGDADAVADAVLRAHLEPLGTALRARYRVAAGLLRGNAASALAGAARELDRWARAHGRPDAAARARGLAAELLGHPLLAGTGTLTGTAFRRRSCCLYYRVPGGGVCGDCCFPAPPAAPARSARSPAGHPPAPPSSPRAPSG
- the glgA gene encoding glycogen synthase: MRVGLLTREYPPDVYGGAGVHVEFLARELARLVDLDVHCWGEGREEGVVRHRPWPVLDGANDALRTFSVDLAMAAALADRHLVHSHTWYAALGGHLAKLLHGIPHVVTAHSLEPLRPWKAEQLGGGYALSSWAERTAVEAADAVIAVSGAMREDILACYPALTPDRVHVVHNGIDTTLYRPDPATDVLDRLGLDRSRPYVLFVGRITRQKGVPHLLRAVRDIDPAAQVVLCAGAPDTPGIDREFRELFGELSRRRAGVHWIPGMLPRPEVVQLLTHAAAFVCPSVYEPLGIVNLEAMACATPVVASRVGGIPEVVEDGETGVLVPLDDDFEAGLARALDGLLGDPATARRMGEAGRERAVREFGWDAVARRTVRLYEEILGRA
- the glgC gene encoding glucose-1-phosphate adenylyltransferase → MRRGGPSVLGIVLAGGEGKRLMPLTADRAKPAVTFGGTYRLVDFVLSNLVNGDILRICVLTQYKSHSLDRHITTTWRMSSLLGNYVTPVPAQQRLGPRWYLGSADAILQSLNLVHDEQPDHVAVFGADHVYRMDPRQMLAQHIESGAGVTVAGIRVPRTESSSFGVITPRADGRTVKSFLEKPADPPGLPGDPDCVFASMGNYVFTTKALIEALQRDAEDGDSAHDMGGSILPQLTERGEAALYDFGSNHVPGETTRDQGYWRDVGTLDAYYDAHMDLIAERPAFNLYNRDWPIYTHSGQLSPARFNAGGIAGESIISAGCLIRGQVTRSVLSPGVVVDPGAVVQGSVLHDNVHIGRGAVVRAAVLDKNVVVPPGATIGVNPERDAELYTVSKAGVIALGKGQRVR